The window ctaaaaatacAACTCGTAAAAATTTTGGCTTAAATTGATGATGCTATCTTATTTTATAGCTTTTAAATATCACGTATCAACCAATATCAATGTCACGAATTTTAATACTTGTATATATCGTAAGTATTaagagatattttatttattgttataaaaatatttattagcATGTTAACTATTGAATTAGGTTCATAATCTAACCATAAACTACTATCTTTTTGGAAATAACTTGTATTGTTTATGTAGCCAATTAAAAGTAGCCCTAACCGgtattatcatatatatcatgacaaaagaaaaagagtaaatatcatcgttgtttttttcttttctattggagtttacttttagttttgttcatctaaacaaaaaacaaagacaCAAAGTAGCAAAGCCAAAAAACCCAAAAGCCAAACACATCATATCTAAAGTCCCTTCTCTTCTGACCTTCATTTCcttcctttccctttttttctccATAAATTCATTCAAcctttttctcccttttcttccctttttacCCTCCATTGCTCTCTCCAAAATTACCAGACTATCCTTCCCGTCTAAAAAAGTTCCATCCATGTCTTCCACCTGCAAATTCACTTCCCTCACTTGCAAATTCCCTCCCTCCCATCCTCCACAAGTCACCGCAATCCCACACTTCACCCACTCCGCCGCCGTTCCCTTTTCCCCACCCAACACCGTCCCGAATTCCACGTGCACCTCCCCGCTCAGCCAGTGCTGCTCCACCTTCACTGCCCTGTAACTCGACAGATTCATCGCTCTCCTTCCCGCACCGTCGATCACGATCCAGCTTAAAGTCAAATCCTCCCCTAGCTCCCGGCAAGCATTTCCCTCGCCAATCGGAAATTTAATCGGTGTCGGAACTACATCCTTTGGGTCGAGCATATCGATTCGAAACGGAGAACAACGGAACCATCCGGAAACGGTCTCTGTTTCTACCACTTTGCTGAAAATCATCTCTCCACGGTAGTAGATGTCGACGGCGGAGATTAGTTCCGGTGGTAGGTGGCGACGGTGGCAGTATGTCGCCGGCGATGTAGGAGATGAGGTGGAAGTTTCAGAATGATTAGAGCCGCGAGGGAGGGAATCGGAGAAGAAAGATCGAGGACCGTCGGGAAATTCCGAAATCAGAGCGTGAAGGCGTGGCGTGGTGGTCGACGGCCACGTGGAATGACAGATAGCCGACCATAGTTTTGGCTCGGCAGTGAGGCGGTGGAGTTCTGAGGAAGTGCAGGCGGCGGAGGCGAGTGCCGGGCCGTCGAGACGAGTCAAGATGTGAGTTCGGAGAATATCGGGATGGATGTCGGAAATAGAGGTGGAAGCAGCGTCGACATCGGCGGAAGGAAACGCCAAGGGGGAAAAGGTTTGATTGGGCATCGGAGCACTTGAAATCCCAACGGTATAAGTTGggattttgttgaaatttatgggattttgattttacATTTTCGAGGGAAAAAGTGAGATGTTTATATACACAAAAATACCTTTGAGaggaacaaaaataaaaaaaaccgcaatttgatcattttttattgaaaaattttaataaaacaaataatatattgtcCATCAACACGTGTCCATATATTCATCAAATgcatttaaatattcaattataGATGTTATTAATGTTGATGcttatttcttcatttttttttactataactattttaatcaaacaactatttctatttaattatgttgtaAAAAGTAAGGATTTTCATTGCAGGTAAGACATgtgaaaatcaattaattaaacgCCAAATCATCTCTTTTAACTAAATATGGAGttttcaatcttcaatcttaaaaaataaaataaaaaattagtacTAAGTAATGTA of the Cucumis sativus cultivar 9930 chromosome 3, Cucumber_9930_V3, whole genome shotgun sequence genome contains:
- the LOC101208175 gene encoding probable F-box protein At2g36090 — translated: MPNQTFSPLAFPSADVDAASTSISDIHPDILRTHILTRLDGPALASAACTSSELHRLTAEPKLWSAICHSTWPSTTTPRLHALISEFPDGPRSFFSDSLPRGSNHSETSTSSPTSPATYCHRRHLPPELISAVDIYYRGEMIFSKVVETETVSGWFRCSPFRIDMLDPKDVVPTPIKFPIGEGNACRELGEDLTLSWIVIDGAGRRAMNLSSYRAVKVEQHWLSGEVHVEFGTVLGGEKGTAAEWVKCGIAVTCGGWEGGNLQVREVNLQVEDMDGTFLDGKDSLVILERAMEGKKGRKGRKRLNEFMEKKRERKEMKVRREGTLDMMCLAFGFFGFATLCLCFLFR